DNA from Roseimicrobium sp. ORNL1:
GCACTTCCGTCCCTATCAGCGTGAGGACGGCTGGGCCGCCGAGCTCACCTTCGCGTCACCGCAGCGTGCGCTCACGCCGGGGCAGATCTGCGCGCTGTATGATGGCGACCGCTTGCTCGGCGGTGCCGTGTTTGAGACCATTCATTATGATTGATACCCTGTGCGTCCGTGGACATGATGCGGACGCGCATGGCAAAATCCACCAAGTACGACGACGCCGACTGGCACTACGACAAGAAGTTCGTGGAGTCCGGACTGCCGGAGCAGCACAGCGCGCATCACATCCTGTATTTCCAGCGCTGGCTGCAGGAGCATGATGCCCTGACTGATGACTTCTGGGTGGAGGTGGTGGACGATGGCCCGCGTGTCTTTCCGGAGGACTTCCGTCCGTGGGGAGACATCGTGTTTCTGGATTACATGGTGAAGCCGGAGTGGCGTCCGTTTGTGGAAGCGTATTACGAGAGTGAGTATGCGCGTGACTATGTCGCAACGCTGAAGGGTGAGTTGCCCAGCATGTATCATATTCCCTTCACGGATGAAGGAAGCGCGAAGCTGAAGCCGGTGCTCGATGAGCGCTATGCCCAGTGGCAGGAGAAACCGGACCGCTGGCTGAAGCCGCAGAGGCAGACAGTGGCGCAGAAGCATCCCAGGACTATTGGCACGCTCGCCACCGTGGGATTCATCCTCCTGCTCGTGCTCGTGGTGGTGGTCGTTGGGAAGCTCTTCGACCTTGTGGAGCGCGCCATTCAGGGCACGGTGTTCCAAGTGCCCGTCACCATCTTGGTCTTTGCCCTGATGGGATGGGGCGTGTGGACGGCCTTCCGCAAGAAGGCCTGACTGCGCCATTCGTACGAACCTCATGGACACCGGCCTGCTCCTCACACGTGCTACTGCGATGCTTGCCTTCGTGGTCTATGTGATGGCCTTTGTCCCACGCTTTCGGCATGCATGGAGCCGGATGTGGTGGTCGGTGGGTGCGGCGGTGTTTCTGGTGCACGTGATCTGTGCATTTCACTTCGTGCATCACTGGAGCCATGCGGATGCCTATGCGGCCACGGCGAGGCAGACGTATGCACTCGCCGGGCTCGATTGGGGCGGGGGAGTGTATTTCAACTATGTCTTCACCGCGCTGTGGGTGGCGGATGCGGTGTGGTGGTGGGCGTCACCGGCGAGTCATGAGAGGCGGGCGCGTGCTATTCCGTATGCGCTGCACGGCTTCATGCTTTTCATGTGGTTCAATGGGACCGTGGTGTTTGGCGGGGAGCTTGCGAGGTGGGTGGGTGTGGCAGGGTTTGTGGTGTTGGGTGTGGCATGCTGCATTGGATTCAACACAGAGACACAGAGACGCAGAGGAAACTTCGGAGACTGAAACTGAGGTTGAGAGGGAGTTGGCTCTGTGGGCTGGACAGAAATGCATTTCCTCAGTCTCCGTGCCCTCTGTGTCTCTGTGTTGAATCCAATGCACGCGACTACACCCGTCCTCTTAGGGCCCAGCCACGAATACGCGGAACGACGATGGCTCAACCACGGCCAACCACTGCTCAGAAATCGCAAACCTCCCCGCCTATCCCTGATACAACACCCGGCCGCACTGTTCGCAGTTGGTGATTTCCTTCTGCTCGCGGACGCCCTGGATGGTGGCGAGCACGACTTTCATGTGGCAGCCCTGGCAGGTCTCCTTGTCGAGATAGACCACGACGGAGTTGCCCTTGCTCTTCAGAAGGCGGTTGTACATGGCGAGGGCGTCAGGCTCGACATTGGCTGAGAGTTCCGTCCGTTCCTTGGTGAGTTCCGCGACGCGCTCCTGGATGGCCTTGGCACGCTCGGTCAGTTCTGTGATTTCGCTGTCCACGCTTTTCTTGGTCACGCCGAGTGCCTGCTGGGCGGCGGTGAGGTCGGGCTTGACCTTTTCGAGCTTGTCCATGAGCTCCAGTTCCTGGTCTTCCAAGTTGGAAATCTCCTTTTCATAACGCTCGATTTCGTGGCCCATGGCGCGGAACTCCTCGTTCTTCCGCGTGGCGAACTGCTGCTCCTTCAGGCGGCCGATGGTGTTGCGCCGGGTGTTGGCATCGAGTTCGAGATTTTTGATCTTCAGTTCCACCTCGCGCACACGGCCCTGCGCCGTGGTCACGGATGCCTCATCGTCCGCAAGGCGTCCCTTGGCGCGCTCCTGCAGCATGGGGATGTTCTTGAGATCCTTGGAAAGGGAGATGATGCGTTGGTCGCGATCTTGAAGGTCGAGGAGCTGCTGGATGACGGGGAGCATGGGGAGAGAAAGTTATGAGCGAAAGGTTATCGGTTATGGGGTTGTGAGCAACGACGGGCTGTGTGGCGGTGTGAGATGGGGAAGCAATTTTAACTCATAACTTCTAACTCATAACCCCTTGACACTTAATACAACTCCACCGGCGACCGCTTCCCGTCTTCCACGCTGAGGATGGAGGCGCGCTCTTCACCGAGGGTGTCCACACGGAGCTGCCAGATGGCGTTGTTGATTTCGGCGAAGCGTTCGAGGGAGAAGGGGGAGGGCGTGGAGAGTTTCTTCTTGGTCTTCTCCAGGCGTATCAGGGCATCATACACCACGGGGTCTGGCAGGGCTTCGAGGTGCTTCTTCGCTTCCTCCACCATTTCGAGGCGGTGGCAGATCATGACCATGTCGTTGCCGGCCTTCACGGCTTCCTGGATGGCCTGCTCGAAGGTCACCTCGTTGAGAATCGCGCCCATGTCGAGGTCATCGGTCATGGCGAGGCCTTCGAAGCCGAGCTGGTCGCGCAGGAGCTTCTGCACGATGTTGTGGGAGAGGGAGGCGGGCCAGCGCTCGTTCTGCGGGTCGTAGGCGCGGTAGTTCGCGTGGCAGACCATCACGCTGTCCAGCTCCGGCATGAGGGCGCGGTAGGGGAGGAGTTCCTCCTTGTCCAGCTGCTCGCGGGTTTTGTCGATGATGGGGAGGAACTCATGCGGGTCGCACTCGGCGGGGCCGTAGCCGGGGAAGTGCTTGGCGCAGCTCAGCACGCCCTCCTTGCGCATGGCGCGGTTGAAGACGCCGGCGAAGTCCACCACCTGCTGCGGGTTCGTGCCGTAGCAGCGTCCCTTGAGCGAGTTGTCCGCGGTGTCATCATAGCTGATGTCCAGCACCGGGCAGAGGTCGAGATTGATGCCGAAGAGCCGCAGGATCTGGCCGGTCAATTTGCCATGCTGCTTGATGAGGGCGGGGGCGCCCTTTTCGCGGAGCTGCTGGGCATTGGGCGGCTCGTGGCCGATGTAGCGCAGGCGGGAGACGCGGCCCCCCTCCTGGTCGATGGTGATGATGGGCTCGATCTCGCTCAGGTCGCGCAGGTCATCGCAGAGCTTGCGGAGCTGGGTGGCGTCCTTGAGGTTGCGGCTGAAGAGGATGTAGCCGCCGGGCTGGAGCTTTTTCAGACGCGCGGCGGTCGCGCTGTCGAGTTCAGGAGCAGGGATGCCGGTGAGGAGAAGCTGGCCGAGACGGTTGGCGTGAGAGGACATTTTGGAATTTCCCCAAGCCTAGCGGGAAGGCGGGAAGGTGCAAGCGTGGCCTGAGTTCACTGAGGATTCGCCGCAAAAAGACGCAAAACGCACAAGAGGATACGGAAGCAAGACGTGGTTCAGGGGCTCTCTCATTAGCGAACGTTAGCGCCAATTAGCGGTCCCCCCAAGCTCACGTCCTCCGTCTCACGAAGGTTCCCACACGCCCAGCTTCTCCAGCGTGCGCGTGACGTTGCCTGACCAGTCCTTGTTCGCCGCGGGGCTGGCTGGGCTGGGGTGCAGGATGCGGGCGATTTTCATGTCGGGGAAGGCGGGCTTCAGCATCAGGGCGCGGCCTTCGGCGAAACCACCCACGCCGATGAGCCACTCGGGCTGCAGGGCCTCCACGAGCTGGTGCAGATGCTCGTCGCACGCGCGGAAGACGGGCTCCATTTCGGCGGGGCGAATCTTGTCCGGCGTGAGATTGGCGCCTGTCTCGCTCATGAAGACGAGCGGGCAGTAGTTGGCCACGAAGTGGTCCGCGAAGAACGCCTCCGCCGGGCCGAAGCGTTGCGCAAAGAGTCCCCACAACCGGCGACCGCTCACCTCGCTCTGTGGGCAATCGAAGCCCACCACCGGGCGCTTCGGGTGCTCCTTCGGTGGCTTGCCCACGGCGGTCTTGATGCCCAGCCAGTCGCGCACGGCCGCGATCTCGCCAAAGGGCACGCCGGTCTGCGTCATGCCAAAGGGGCCGGGATTCATGCCGAGGAAGACGACCTTCTTCCGCGTGCTGCCGTAGCGCGTGAGATAGGCCTCATGGGGCTCGGCGGCATACTCCAGCGGATTGTAGACAAACTCGACGGGCGGAGAGAATCGCAGAGGCTTCAGGGTATCGCGCAAGCGATGGGCGGCGGAGACGAGTGCCTTGTGAGGAGATGCAGCGGCTGGCATGGTGGGGAACCTCAGGCATGCACCAGCCTCAGGAGTTGGGCGAGATATTTTTGCAGGGCGGGAGCGGAGGCGTTTCCGGTAAGGCGGGTCTCACACGCATCACAAGGCCTTGATATTCGTCGGGGCACTGCCGAAGATGCCGCAGTACCTGCCTTGCCTGTGCATAGTCGCTGCGCCGCTGGTCCTTCTATTATGTCAGACAAGCCATACCAGCCTACCTTCAAGCCTCCGTTTGACCCGTCGAAGGAGTCTCCTGCGGGTGGCGAAGGTGAAAAGCTGGACCCACCCAGGGGGAGCCGATACAAGCTTTTGCTTATCACCTGGGGTCTCGCGCTGGTCGCCACCTGCCCCCATCCGACGGGCATCCTGCTGGTGCCGTATTTTCCGTTGGGACTAGCGAAGATCCTCGGGCTTGAACCCAATGACGGCAATGGTATCGTCATGGTATACATCGGCTACCTGTTCCTCTGCGTAGCCGTGGTGACTACGAGCAAAAAATTCTGGTTTTACGTCTTCTACATATTGCTCGTGTGCATGCTGCTCACCAATGTGGCGGGCTGCCATACGGGCTGGGCCGAACTTTCCAAAATAAATTGAGGTGAATCAAAGGCAGGTTCGAGTCCTGTGTTGATACTCAATGCATCGGAGGCGCATGCACCTCCCATTGCGGCAAACGGGACTTGCACCTGCGTCCCAGTGGCGTGGCACACGGATTTTTCGCTTTTGTTTTTCTCTTTGAACTAGATAATTTTTTCGAAAGGGTGCGCACTTCATTCCTGTAAGAACTTCAACAGACTCTTGTCATGAACCAATTCTTTAAAGCAGTCCTGATCGCTTTCTTTTGCGCTTTCTTCCCGCAACAAGCGCCTGCTGCACCAGAGGTCACTCCGCTGGAGGTCACCAAGATGAAGCCGGAGAGTCCGGCCAAGCTGCCCCTTGGTGAGAAATTCACCGTCAGTATCCGATACCACAATCCCGGGCCCAATCCGGTGCAAGTCTTTGCGCGTCCCTACACCAAGGGGGCGAGTACGCGGGGCTATGGTGCGCACCCCTGCGAGCCGCGAGGCAAGGGTCGAGGAAAGGTTGAGGGATGGTTTGTCTTTGATGCCAAGGCCAAGGTCGACGAGATCGTGATTACCATGGTAGATTCCAAGACCAAACAGGTGTCTGCCACACTCAAGGTGCCAGTTGACCTGACGTGGGAATGATTGTGGACATCTGATCTGATCTCTTGCGAGGGGATGCAGGCAGGCCGCTGAAATGGCGCTCGGATATTGGCATTTGAAGGCAAATTCAAGTTTACCGGGCGAGTGCTTCAGTATTGCCGTGCCTAAGCCGAATCGCTAGGCTCCGCTATGGATCAGCCTGATTGCGGGCTGGTCGTGCTTCGTCTGGCATCCCCCCAAGCGCCCATGAGCATTTTACAATTTTTGAAAAAGCGTTTTTCGCCGCTGCGGATCTCGGATCCGGACTTCGGCAGCTTGCTGTACATGCGCATCCCGAATGCGCCGGAGCGGTCGTATTGGGAGTGTGAATGGAACTTTCCCCGGACAGGCACGAATATCTCCATCAGCCTGCCGGGAGATGAGAGCGGGCCGTGGGAAGAGTCGCGGCAGTTCTACTTTGAGGCGGTGGAGCGCTTTGACCAAATCCTTGCCGCCGTGCGGCCGAAGCTGGATGAGGTATTCATGGAATGGCTGCAGCGTGAAGTGCCGGACTACATGTTCTCCGAGTTGAGGTTGGCGGGCTTTGACCTGCAGGAATCCAGGGCCCAGCCGGTGAAATGGGACATCACCTTTGAGACGACGGGGAAGAAATGGCTGGGCATCAGCATTCCCTTCGAAGGAGAATCTCCGGGGGATGCGACGGTGGATACGTAAACGCAGAAGAGGCATCGCATGTCCTGGAGCTCAGATGAGCCACGCTGGCACGGAGGGAATATACCCAAGGTTCCTCCAAAGAATTTCGTGATCAACGGAACCGAGTTTGATCGCGTTCCGTACGGCGAAGGGGAGGACGATTTGGATTTTCCCACGTGTGATGACTGTGGAGTTCGCAGAGGAAAGTTGCATCTCCTCGGCTGCGATCTGGAGCCATGTCCGCGCTGTGCTGGACAGGCGATCACGTGCGATTGTTTCTACGAGGACGACTGACCAGCATCGAGGCGGGTGGGCGTTTTTGTGTCACGCTTCTGTGCTTGCGTGGGGATGGGGGAGCCTCCACACTCCGCGCATGAGCGCGCCTGATTCCCTCTCCGAGTACCTCGTCATTTCCCGCGGTCAGTGGGACAAGGACCTTTCGCCGGAGCGCATCCAAACGGCCATCGACGAGTTTTACTCCTGGATCGAGGTGTTGATTGCCCAAGGGAAGATGAAAGCAGGGCAGCGCCTCTCCGACCAGGGCTCCACGGTTTCGAAGAGCGGCATTGTCACGGATGGACCCTTCGGTGAGACGAAGGAGGTGGTGGGTGGCTTCTGGTTCTTCCTGGCGCACAGCCTGGAGGAAGCGTCCGCGCTGGCGGCGAAGAATCCCTGCCTGCAGTGCGGCCTTTTTTATGAAGTCCGTCCGGTGGAGAACGCGCGGGCCAATGCGTTTGTGAAGATGACGGAGACGCCGCAGGGGTAGACGTCGGCTCTCTGACCACGTCTGACGACACAACACAAATCCCCTCACGCCGAAGTCGCTGAAGCGCTCAGGTGTTGCAGCTTCTCCTTCAGCAGCTGGCGCGCGCGATACAGCCGGGTTTCCACGGCCTTCGCAGAGCAGCCGAGGCTGCCGGCAATCTCATGGTAGCCGAGGTCGTGGTAGGTGAAGAGCACCAGTGCCTCGCGCAAGTCCGGTGGCAGGGCCTGGATGGCGCGCTGCACCGCGCGCGAGGTCTCGCTTTGGGCGAGGGCTTCATCGGGCGTGCAGTCGTTGCTTTTGGGCTCTCGATCCAATTCCTCCAGCACCTGGATGGAGTCGGAGGGATGGCGTGAGAGCCAGCGATGATGGTTGCGCGCCAGGTTCGCCGCGATGCTGAAGATGAAACTGGGGAAGGGTGCGGTGGCTTTATAGCGCGTGCGGCTCTGGTACACTCGCACAAAGGTCTCCTGTGCGAGATCCATGGAGGCGGCGTGGTTGCCCGTCATGCGAAACAAGAAGGCGGCGATGCGATCCTTCCATCGGTGCATGATTTCACTCAGGGCGAGATCCTCGCCCTGCGCGAGGCGCTGCATGGCCTCGGCATCCGCATCGGTCGCCGTCGTGTGCATGCTGCGCTAGTGGGTGACCTCCGAGACGTGCTGGTGGGTGGTGAGGAGATGTGGCAGAACCTTTGCCATATACGCGCGCCCTGCCTCCGGCTTCATCACACCGGCCGTCTCCGTGAGATGGCGCAGGGTATTGCGCTGGCATTCGGCGCGGAGGATTTCATAATCGCGCAATGCGGCCTCCACCTCGGGCGTGATGCGGGAGCCGCCCTCCAGCAGGGCCGCAGAGACACGCGTCCCTGCCTTCTGGATGCGCTCGCACATGGCATCGCACTGGGGGAGATAGGCGTCATGCAGGGCGCATACCCTCTGGTACTCGGCATCATCCAGGTGGAACTCTTTTTTTATCCACGCGAGGGAGGTGGCGGTGTCCGGTGCAGCCATGGTCGCACAGCTCGAGCAGGGGCCGGCGGATTTGCCGGACAGCACTCGTGCCGTGAAGCCCGCGCCTGCGAGCAGGACG
Protein-coding regions in this window:
- a CDS encoding C4-type zinc ribbon domain-containing protein; this translates as MLPVIQQLLDLQDRDQRIISLSKDLKNIPMLQERAKGRLADDEASVTTAQGRVREVELKIKNLELDANTRRNTIGRLKEQQFATRKNEEFRAMGHEIERYEKEISNLEDQELELMDKLEKVKPDLTAAQQALGVTKKSVDSEITELTERAKAIQERVAELTKERTELSANVEPDALAMYNRLLKSKGNSVVVYLDKETCQGCHMKVVLATIQGVREQKEITNCEQCGRVLYQG
- the nagZ gene encoding beta-N-acetylhexosaminidase; its protein translation is MSSHANRLGQLLLTGIPAPELDSATAARLKKLQPGGYILFSRNLKDATQLRKLCDDLRDLSEIEPIITIDQEGGRVSRLRYIGHEPPNAQQLREKGAPALIKQHGKLTGQILRLFGINLDLCPVLDISYDDTADNSLKGRCYGTNPQQVVDFAGVFNRAMRKEGVLSCAKHFPGYGPAECDPHEFLPIIDKTREQLDKEELLPYRALMPELDSVMVCHANYRAYDPQNERWPASLSHNIVQKLLRDQLGFEGLAMTDDLDMGAILNEVTFEQAIQEAVKAGNDMVMICHRLEMVEEAKKHLEALPDPVVYDALIRLEKTKKKLSTPSPFSLERFAEINNAIWQLRVDTLGEERASILSVEDGKRSPVELY
- a CDS encoding single-strand selective monofunctional uracil-DNA glycosylase; translated protein: MPAAASPHKALVSAAHRLRDTLKPLRFSPPVEFVYNPLEYAAEPHEAYLTRYGSTRKKVVFLGMNPGPFGMTQTGVPFGEIAAVRDWLGIKTAVGKPPKEHPKRPVVGFDCPQSEVSGRRLWGLFAQRFGPAEAFFADHFVANYCPLVFMSETGANLTPDKIRPAEMEPVFRACDEHLHQLVEALQPEWLIGVGGFAEGRALMLKPAFPDMKIARILHPSPASPAANKDWSGNVTRTLEKLGVWEPS
- a CDS encoding YciI family protein, whose product is MSAPDSLSEYLVISRGQWDKDLSPERIQTAIDEFYSWIEVLIAQGKMKAGQRLSDQGSTVSKSGIVTDGPFGETKEVVGGFWFFLAHSLEEASALAAKNPCLQCGLFYEVRPVENARANAFVKMTETPQG
- a CDS encoding RNA polymerase sigma factor, whose amino-acid sequence is MHTTATDADAEAMQRLAQGEDLALSEIMHRWKDRIAAFLFRMTGNHAASMDLAQETFVRVYQSRTRYKATAPFPSFIFSIAANLARNHHRWLSRHPSDSIQVLEELDREPKSNDCTPDEALAQSETSRAVQRAIQALPPDLREALVLFTYHDLGYHEIAGSLGCSAKAVETRLYRARQLLKEKLQHLSASATSA